In Betaproteobacteria bacterium, a single genomic region encodes these proteins:
- a CDS encoding M48 family peptidase has protein sequence MTLFSVLFVIALVTATATRAWLALRHIGHIQRHRALVPKEFSGEIALDAHQKAADYSAERTRLNLSHSVVDVLLLLVLTFGGVAQGMDSLAASWLASDLWRGVIFLGLLVLVSGLVDLPFSYYRTFHVEAKFGFNRMTRAMFFGDLFKQAAVAVAFGLPLMLAVLWLMEKMGTHWWIYVWVTWVVFNILVMAIYPTFIAPLFNKFSPMQDGSLKQRIEQLLAKCGFQSKGLFVMDGSRRSSHGNAYFTGFGKTKRIVFFDTLISRLNETEIEAVLAHELGHFKMRHVVRRMAWTFAVSLVMLAVLGFVKDQAWFYESLGVSYPASNAMALVLFFLATPVFTFLLRPLLSAYSRKHEFEADAYAAQHSSARDLVNALVKLYKDNASTLTPDPLHSAFYDSHPPAKARIEKLQVLAQG, from the coding sequence ATGACCTTATTCAGCGTACTGTTCGTTATCGCATTGGTGACCGCCACCGCCACGCGGGCTTGGCTGGCACTGCGCCACATCGGCCACATTCAACGCCATCGCGCGCTCGTGCCCAAGGAGTTCTCCGGGGAGATCGCCTTGGACGCCCACCAAAAGGCCGCGGACTATAGCGCGGAGCGCACCCGGCTCAATCTCAGTCATTCGGTGGTGGATGTGCTGCTGCTTCTCGTCCTGACCTTTGGAGGCGTGGCGCAGGGGATGGACAGTCTGGCGGCCAGCTGGCTGGCGAGCGATTTATGGCGCGGAGTGATTTTTCTGGGCTTGCTGGTTCTAGTGTCCGGGTTGGTGGATCTACCCTTTAGCTACTACCGCACCTTTCACGTCGAAGCGAAGTTCGGCTTCAACCGCATGACCAGGGCCATGTTCTTTGGCGATTTGTTCAAGCAAGCCGCGGTGGCCGTGGCTTTTGGCCTGCCCTTGATGCTGGCCGTGCTGTGGCTGATGGAGAAGATGGGAACCCACTGGTGGATTTATGTTTGGGTTACTTGGGTGGTGTTCAACATTTTGGTAATGGCCATTTACCCCACCTTCATCGCGCCGCTGTTCAACAAATTCTCTCCCATGCAAGACGGATCGCTCAAGCAGCGCATCGAACAACTGCTCGCCAAGTGCGGCTTTCAGTCGAAGGGTTTGTTCGTGATGGACGGCTCGCGGCGCAGTTCCCATGGCAACGCCTATTTCACCGGGTTCGGCAAGACCAAGCGCATCGTATTCTTCGATACCTTGATTTCTCGCCTCAACGAAACCGAGATCGAGGCAGTGCTGGCCCATGAACTCGGGCACTTCAAAATGCGGCACGTGGTTCGCCGCATGGCATGGACCTTCGCCGTGAGTTTGGTGATGCTGGCGGTGCTAGGTTTCGTGAAGGACCAGGCGTGGTTCTACGAAAGCCTAGGCGTGAGCTACCCAGCCAGCAACGCCATGGCCTTGGTGTTGTTCTTCTTGGCCACCCCGGTCTTTACGTTTTTGTTGCGTCCCCTCTTGAGCGCCTATTCGCGCAAGCACGAATTCGAGGCCGATGCTTACGCCGCTCAGCACAGTTCCGCGCGGGATTTGGTGAACGCCCTGGTCAAGCTCTATAAGGACAACGCCTCCACCTTGACGCCGGACCCATTGCATTCCGCCTTCTACGATTCCCATCCGCCCGCCAAGGCGCGTATCGAGAAACTGCAAGTCTTGGCGCAGGGCTGA